One Bremerella alba DNA segment encodes these proteins:
- a CDS encoding 6-pyruvoyl trahydropterin synthase family protein has product MIIRKEYKFYAAHRNEELQDKCRNLHGHRYGIVCHFEVQRTGSYSTLFSDFDDKIGPFLKENYDHGMLINVNDPLFATLKSHMATHGEEFKLCEFQGPTSVENLAYKLFTEITRMGFDLSHLEVQETDTSVISYNREDWARDNEAQVFSAAHTIDTAQ; this is encoded by the coding sequence ATGATTATCCGCAAGGAATACAAGTTTTACGCCGCGCATCGAAATGAAGAGTTGCAGGACAAGTGTCGGAATTTACACGGGCACCGGTACGGGATCGTTTGTCATTTTGAGGTGCAACGGACCGGGTCTTATTCGACCCTGTTTTCTGATTTCGATGACAAGATTGGTCCTTTTCTTAAGGAAAATTACGATCACGGAATGTTGATCAACGTGAACGATCCTCTGTTCGCGACGCTCAAGAGTCACATGGCGACCCATGGCGAAGAGTTCAAGCTTTGCGAATTTCAGGGCCCTACTTCGGTCGAAAACCTAGCCTACAAGCTCTTTACCGAGATTACTCGCATGGGGTTCGATCTGAGCCATTTGGAAGTTCAAGAGACCGATACTTCGGTTATCAGCTACAATCGAGAGGATTGGGCTCGGGATAACGAGGCCCAGGTATTTTCCGCAGCGCATACCATCGATACTGCGCAATAA
- a CDS encoding GNAT family N-acetyltransferase, with amino-acid sequence MALTYFKRFRMEISLADLPEEPPLPPDFRFQPWSGEILKRHAEVKYQSFRFEVDANVFPCLGDSEGCFRLMREITMRDGFLPAATWLIENHDPDSGHWRPIATVQGVRDREGKGSIQNLGVVPGYRGLGIGAILLIRALYGFREQELPQASLEVTSQNIGAIRLYERLGFRIASTVYKAVEMGAVQTSTHA; translated from the coding sequence GTGGCGCTAACCTATTTCAAACGATTTCGGATGGAGATCTCGCTGGCAGATCTTCCTGAGGAGCCGCCCCTTCCTCCAGATTTTCGCTTTCAGCCCTGGTCTGGCGAGATCCTGAAACGGCACGCCGAGGTCAAGTATCAGAGCTTTCGCTTCGAGGTCGATGCGAATGTCTTCCCTTGTCTGGGGGATTCGGAAGGGTGTTTTCGCCTGATGCGTGAGATCACGATGCGCGATGGTTTTCTCCCTGCAGCAACTTGGCTGATCGAAAATCACGATCCCGATTCCGGCCACTGGCGGCCCATTGCGACCGTGCAAGGGGTCCGCGACCGCGAGGGTAAGGGTTCCATTCAGAACCTCGGAGTGGTACCCGGTTATCGTGGGCTAGGGATTGGTGCAATCCTGCTTATACGAGCGTTATATGGCTTTCGCGAGCAGGAACTGCCCCAGGCTTCGCTGGAAGTCACTTCTCAGAACATCGGAGCCATTCGGCTGTACGAAAGACTCGGATTCCGAATTGCATCGACCGTCTATAAAGCGGTCGAAATGGGGGCCGTTCAGACCAGCACGCATGCTTAG
- a CDS encoding M16 family metallopeptidase has protein sequence MRSTYYSESFDNGLTLLAESMPWVQSAAFSIVIPAGVQREVEANRGVANLLCDWVQRGCGDLNSREYVEALDNLGVARGGGVSSSHLSFGGALLADNLEATFDIYADLVQRPHFLPDEFEDAKQVCFQELRALEDDLHQQAMLCLRRQMYPDPWGWHPTGTLASVEGLTQDIAKEYFDTWVRPDEAIISVAGNFDWDRLKDTIQKLFGSWQSRPGQKSYLGSSLPEYVHVPFESSQTHVGLGFASVPISDPDFYQARAAIGIMSDGMSSRLFSEVREKRGLCYTVYAACNSLKTQGSVLSYAGTSTERAQETLDVMIEQFNQLPQGVRQDELTRLKARFKSGIIMQQESSSSRASSLAADWYHLGRIRTMEELETILDGISVDTINAYLETNPPKNYRVTTIGAKSLEVPSEISSGDA, from the coding sequence GTGCGTTCCACTTATTACTCCGAGAGTTTCGACAACGGACTGACCCTCCTCGCCGAGTCCATGCCGTGGGTGCAATCGGCTGCTTTTTCGATTGTTATCCCGGCCGGCGTCCAGCGCGAAGTAGAAGCCAATCGCGGGGTCGCCAATTTGCTTTGCGATTGGGTCCAGCGCGGATGTGGTGATCTCAATAGCCGCGAGTATGTCGAGGCGCTCGACAACTTGGGCGTTGCCCGCGGCGGAGGCGTTTCGTCGAGTCATCTTTCGTTCGGCGGAGCCTTGCTGGCCGATAATCTGGAAGCCACGTTCGACATTTATGCCGATCTTGTCCAGCGGCCTCATTTTCTGCCAGATGAATTTGAAGACGCCAAGCAGGTATGCTTTCAGGAACTTCGCGCTCTCGAAGATGACCTACATCAGCAAGCGATGCTCTGTCTACGGCGGCAAATGTACCCCGATCCCTGGGGCTGGCATCCGACCGGTACCCTGGCCAGCGTAGAAGGTCTGACCCAGGATATCGCTAAAGAATATTTCGATACGTGGGTTCGTCCCGACGAGGCGATCATCTCGGTCGCTGGCAATTTCGACTGGGACCGACTCAAAGACACAATCCAAAAACTATTTGGTAGTTGGCAGTCACGACCCGGCCAGAAAAGCTATCTGGGTTCGTCACTGCCAGAGTACGTGCACGTCCCCTTTGAGTCGAGCCAAACGCATGTTGGTCTCGGTTTTGCAAGCGTACCGATCTCAGACCCTGACTTTTATCAGGCTCGTGCTGCGATTGGCATCATGAGCGATGGGATGAGCTCTCGCCTGTTTAGCGAAGTCCGCGAAAAGCGGGGCCTTTGCTATACCGTTTATGCCGCGTGCAACTCGCTCAAGACGCAAGGTTCAGTTCTTTCCTACGCGGGGACAAGCACTGAGCGGGCTCAAGAGACTCTCGATGTGATGATCGAGCAGTTCAACCAGTTGCCCCAAGGGGTTCGGCAAGACGAACTAACGCGGCTGAAGGCCCGCTTCAAGAGCGGTATCATCATGCAGCAAGAATCGAGTTCGTCGCGAGCGTCTTCGCTGGCGGCCGACTGGTATCATCTCGGTCGGATTCGAACGATGGAAGAGTTGGAAACGATACTCGACGGAATCAGTGTCGATACAATCAACGCCTACCTCGAAACGAATCCGCCCAAAAATTATCGGGTTACAACCATCGGTGCAAAAAGTTTGGAGGTTCCGAGTGAAATTTCGTCAGGCGACGCTTGA
- a CDS encoding M16 family metallopeptidase, with the protein MKFRQATLDNGLDIVAEVNPNAYSLATAFFVKTGSRDEAAEVAGVSHFLEHMVFKGTARRSAEDVNRELDELGAQSNAFTSEEQTVYYAVVLPELQNQIVDLLADIMRPTLRQEDFDTEKKVILEEIMKYDDQPPYGGHEKSMAAWYGKHPLGNSVLGTQQSVDDLSQQQMMDYFEQRYSPTNMTLVATGNVDFDALVDQANELCGSWRKHDVSRNTARPTGESNFQVFTKETSIQQYVIQLAESPGSEDEDRYAARLLATIMGDDVGSRFFWELVDPGVAEFAAMESYEFQGCGVMMNYICCAPQDAQRVLEVVNYEVEKLMTDGVTQRELDLAKNKYCSHVVLRSERPSSRLFSVGSGWTQRKKLRTVKETVEAYQKVNLDDIGRLLETYDLRKTSTTAVGPLTTLNLS; encoded by the coding sequence GTGAAATTTCGTCAGGCGACGCTTGATAACGGCTTGGATATCGTTGCCGAAGTAAACCCGAATGCATATTCGCTTGCCACGGCATTTTTCGTAAAGACCGGCTCTCGTGACGAAGCGGCGGAAGTCGCCGGCGTGAGTCACTTCCTAGAGCACATGGTCTTTAAAGGGACCGCGCGCCGCTCGGCGGAAGATGTCAATCGCGAACTCGACGAACTCGGCGCCCAGTCGAACGCATTCACCAGCGAAGAACAGACGGTCTACTATGCGGTTGTTCTGCCTGAACTGCAGAACCAGATTGTCGATCTGCTGGCCGACATTATGCGGCCCACGCTCCGGCAAGAGGACTTCGACACTGAGAAAAAAGTGATTCTTGAAGAGATCATGAAGTACGACGACCAGCCACCTTACGGCGGTCACGAAAAAAGCATGGCGGCCTGGTACGGCAAGCATCCGCTAGGCAATAGCGTGCTTGGTACGCAGCAGTCCGTTGACGATCTTAGCCAACAGCAGATGATGGATTACTTCGAGCAGCGTTACAGCCCAACCAACATGACCCTGGTCGCCACCGGAAATGTCGACTTCGATGCACTGGTAGATCAAGCCAACGAGTTGTGTGGAAGCTGGCGGAAGCACGACGTTTCTCGAAATACAGCGCGGCCCACCGGCGAGTCGAATTTTCAGGTCTTCACCAAAGAGACTTCTATTCAGCAGTACGTCATCCAGTTGGCCGAATCGCCCGGCTCGGAGGATGAAGACCGATACGCGGCGAGACTTCTCGCGACGATCATGGGCGACGATGTCGGCAGTCGTTTCTTTTGGGAACTGGTTGACCCAGGCGTCGCGGAATTCGCTGCGATGGAGTCGTACGAATTCCAAGGCTGCGGCGTCATGATGAACTATATCTGCTGTGCACCTCAAGACGCCCAACGTGTGCTGGAAGTGGTCAACTACGAAGTTGAAAAGCTGATGACTGACGGCGTCACGCAGCGAGAACTCGATTTGGCCAAGAACAAGTATTGCTCGCACGTCGTGCTACGGAGCGAGCGCCCATCGAGCCGCCTGTTCTCAGTGGGCTCTGGTTGGACGCAGCGTAAGAAGCTTCGCACTGTCAAAGAAACGGTCGAGGCCTATCAGAAGGTTAACTTGGACGATATCGGCCGACTTTTAGAGACGTACGATCTGCGTAAAACGTCGACGACCGCCGTTGGCCCGCTGACGACGTTAAATCTTTCGTAG
- the ndk gene encoding nucleoside-diphosphate kinase, whose amino-acid sequence MQRTLVLLKPDCVERRLIGRIINRFEDKGLNIIAMKLIQVTPDLAKQHYAEHVSKPFYPGLEAFITAAPVVALVLEGLEAIQVVRDMLGATSGLKASPGTIRGDFSSSRQMNLVHASDGEEASKREIDLYFQSEEILEHKPVLTPWMRADDE is encoded by the coding sequence ATGCAACGTACGCTCGTTCTTCTGAAGCCTGACTGTGTCGAACGCCGCCTGATTGGCCGCATCATTAACCGATTCGAGGACAAAGGGCTGAACATCATTGCGATGAAGTTGATCCAGGTCACCCCTGATCTGGCCAAACAGCACTACGCAGAGCATGTCAGCAAGCCGTTCTACCCCGGGCTGGAAGCTTTCATCACGGCCGCTCCTGTGGTGGCTTTGGTTCTCGAAGGCCTCGAAGCGATTCAAGTGGTTCGCGATATGCTGGGTGCGACCAGCGGTTTGAAGGCGTCGCCCGGAACCATTCGCGGCGACTTCAGCAGCAGCCGCCAGATGAATCTGGTTCACGCATCCGACGGTGAAGAAGCATCAAAGCGTGAAATCGATCTTTACTTCCAGTCGGAAGAGATCCTCGAGCACAAGCCAGTCCTCACCCCATGGATGCGGGCCGACGACGAGTAA